A genomic segment from Paenibacillus sp. FSL K6-1096 encodes:
- a CDS encoding S-layer homology domain-containing protein, whose product MKWRRFNRSLALLLSVVMAFSLQVGGGGIAFAGEATNVIENTTTGVRYADVETALSAAADGQTVALISDVSLGNAVTYSRPGVGVTLDLNGYRMVREVYGGGETGTDGAVYVSAGVLTIRDTSAAADGYIDYINNAGYSGSGLNLGAGGTVKLLSGGILGTGQSVFAHDADSRFEMSGGVVYGSGAHSGSEAIAAVSGAYVTISGGYIGTKNPDAAMIWSGAALDPAYWSITGGYFTSKYYSDGGQKEIANFVTQGQVTELDVTQTYAAISGATEYKYHLTMPRTIAFDGNGGDSPVATLVTNLSGKLDALPGAAVKSGAEFIGWFTAAAGGEQVTADYIFNRDMTVYAQYRGPGIDYKTEQLSGLTPGAGYKLTDASSVTGATYVTADASGKIAIEEAWLSGTWSLEEGTEEGTPAWSIGLPPRPAAPTGVNAGSVSEAGAADGKLTGLNVNMQYRIKGTGPWITATGPAATGLESGTYEVRTAATTTSFASAAIEVTVGVMVPPALTAVGDNENNLVKLNWTSSLAGQEYYMVYQRDTGGDGLDEFQSIPLKNDIKVLNVYPDMPGSDGLQNWMSTWGNPSGYTMQVDKVSMSDFNGDDPATNYTHYLAKDESGAYAYDVLYFGAWDANNRRDLSEASHEAVEAFIRYGGGVLMGHDTASFYHEHLIDLATKYLNLDVKFQEGYYNPDIPTTGGTKVVVQRRGFPMNYPYALGDVGTILSVPQSHSYFQFAKGDVWFKYAFPDWGSTQEINTYNGKPGTNNFYLTTWNNAALIQTGHSNGSATEDEQKILANTLFYLAQTSTSNSFDDRMSQDVAAPDPVSGQASLTYDSASGRPVLTWNEPKDNGSSYAYYLKATSYVDGSSRQSSETTATVTTGVQGYAVTVDIDPEGNDPGNTVTTATYSYAIPGTLDRGVTYYAHIKTIDRAGNISQVYTLPFNSDASGLTAVSTDPAGKSNDGKTKLSVLETVMPGNRLVYLNVKDGSVEIPAVGEELSGYADIPSNGLVEAANGDKIAVAEVDASGKVVRFGQTAAKVLPAAAALPVASVDPAGIENNGKTQMVAGAGSGNKLVYVNFGKGEITEPSQGELLTGYTDLPDGGIIAAEWGDKIGIAEVDADGKVVRYGVAEAKVSAEAEAKGLSAAATDPSGSGTEGKTRVSASAASGNKLVYVNFKDQQASIPDTGSSLEGLGYAGLPSSGLVDAGNGDLLGIAEVDPSGKVVRYVTVPAEVAPESAAKGLSVGAKRWEGSGAEGKTQLTANVGAGNKLVYMNFGEGPVTAPAAGQPAGSGYAEVQAGGVVEAKNGDLLGVAEVDEQGNVVRFGTTRAVVAPEAAAKGLPVVATDPGGSGAGNQTKLVSKAGEGNRLVYVNFGEGAVNVPGVGETLSGYTEVPGDGRVEAKAGDRIGIAEIGPDGKVVKYGVTEAVVVPANAAKPLTAVSTDPTGAETDGQTKVTLTGAAVGSGNKLVYMNAGKGAVRVPENGAVLSGYSELPENGLIDARNGDNLAIAEVDASGKVVRFAAVKAVVEAEDAAKGLDVSATDPAGEGTDGQTKLASQTAISPGNKRVYLNFGKDGVQQPSVGDTLNGYLPVPEDGMIAADDGDYIGVAEIDASGKVVKYGVATAKVTSDSAADGLTVTSADPAGTANDGKTLVSAKAEAGNTLLYVNFGQGQLLTPDKGVILTGYSALPENGLIAAKEGDRIAVAEVDASGRVVRFGWVTAVVTDEPAEEPPVENPPTPTPTPVPTPTGAPAPGGAPVPAATATPAASAKPNTRGVEVLVNGKVEYAGIATITTENQQVLTTIDVDQAKLQAKLDAEGRGAVVTIPWTAASDIVVAQLTGQMIKNMEDKEALLVLDTPSGAYKIPAAQIRMATLAAQFGSQVKLDEVTLQVHIALGGAEAAKAGEAQAAKQGATLIAAPVTFTVNAVYAGKSIEIKDYSVYVERTVALPQGIDPNKITTGVVLEPDGTLRHVPTKVTKVNDVYYAQINSLTNSDYGVVWHPLEFTDVAAHWSEAAVNDMGSRLVINGVGEGTFRPNADITRAEFAAIMVRGLGLRLEQGAAPFSDVDSSQWYASAVNTAYRMGLISGYEDNTFRPQGKITRQEAMTMTARAMSITGLKAKVAGADAAKVLQPYKDASAVAGWAKEAAAYSVASQVMKGRTASSLNPQAFITRAEVAAVIQRLLQQSGLI is encoded by the coding sequence ATGAAATGGAGAAGGTTCAACCGTTCTCTTGCGTTGCTGCTGTCCGTTGTGATGGCCTTCAGCCTGCAAGTTGGGGGAGGCGGGATAGCGTTTGCAGGGGAAGCGACCAATGTCATTGAGAACACAACCACCGGTGTCCGGTACGCCGATGTGGAGACAGCACTGAGTGCTGCGGCAGACGGCCAGACCGTGGCCCTGATCTCAGATGTATCTCTTGGAAATGCGGTCACCTACAGCCGTCCGGGCGTTGGGGTAACGCTCGATCTGAACGGTTACCGGATGGTCCGCGAGGTATATGGCGGCGGTGAGACCGGCACAGACGGAGCGGTCTACGTCTCGGCCGGGGTATTGACAATCCGCGATACCTCAGCCGCTGCGGATGGATATATTGATTATATAAATAATGCAGGCTACAGCGGAAGCGGGCTTAACCTGGGAGCAGGCGGGACGGTGAAGCTGCTGTCCGGCGGTATTCTGGGGACCGGCCAGAGCGTGTTCGCCCATGATGCGGACAGCCGCTTCGAGATGAGCGGCGGTGTAGTGTACGGCAGCGGAGCCCATTCAGGCTCGGAGGCGATTGCAGCCGTATCCGGCGCTTATGTGACGATTTCCGGCGGTTATATCGGGACGAAGAACCCTGATGCGGCGATGATCTGGAGCGGAGCAGCCCTTGACCCGGCGTACTGGAGCATCACCGGAGGGTATTTCACCTCCAAATACTACAGCGATGGCGGACAGAAGGAGATTGCCAACTTCGTAACACAGGGTCAAGTGACTGAATTGGATGTTACCCAGACCTATGCTGCCATCTCAGGAGCTACGGAGTACAAATATCACCTGACGATGCCGCGTACGATCGCCTTTGACGGCAATGGCGGCGATAGCCCGGTGGCAACGCTGGTGACCAATCTGTCCGGTAAGCTGGACGCACTTCCTGGAGCTGCTGTCAAGAGCGGAGCCGAGTTCATCGGCTGGTTCACTGCGGCAGCCGGGGGAGAGCAGGTTACAGCGGACTACATTTTCAACCGGGATATGACTGTGTATGCACAGTACCGGGGACCGGGCATTGATTATAAGACAGAGCAATTAAGCGGCCTGACCCCTGGCGCAGGCTATAAGCTCACTGATGCATCAAGTGTAACCGGGGCCACTTATGTGACCGCTGATGCATCCGGTAAAATTGCCATTGAGGAAGCCTGGCTTAGCGGCACATGGTCACTGGAAGAAGGCACCGAAGAAGGAACGCCAGCCTGGTCGATCGGCCTTCCGCCCCGGCCCGCTGCACCAACCGGCGTTAACGCCGGGAGTGTGTCGGAAGCAGGTGCAGCTGACGGCAAGCTCACGGGCTTGAACGTGAATATGCAGTACCGGATCAAGGGGACCGGCCCGTGGATCACTGCAACCGGCCCGGCCGCTACCGGACTTGAGTCTGGCACCTATGAGGTGCGTACGGCGGCTACCACGACCTCCTTTGCTTCAGCGGCAATTGAGGTAACTGTAGGAGTTATGGTTCCCCCCGCTCTGACAGCGGTGGGTGATAACGAGAACAACCTGGTGAAGCTGAACTGGACCTCTTCTCTGGCAGGCCAGGAGTATTACATGGTGTATCAGAGAGACACCGGCGGGGACGGGCTGGACGAATTCCAATCCATTCCGCTGAAGAACGATATTAAGGTGCTGAATGTGTACCCGGATATGCCCGGCTCTGACGGCTTGCAGAACTGGATGAGCACATGGGGAAATCCGAGCGGTTATACGATGCAGGTGGACAAGGTGTCCATGAGCGACTTCAACGGCGATGATCCCGCGACCAACTACACCCATTACCTGGCGAAGGATGAGAGCGGGGCTTATGCCTATGATGTGCTGTACTTCGGCGCATGGGATGCCAATAACCGGCGCGACCTGTCTGAAGCGTCCCATGAGGCAGTAGAGGCCTTCATCCGCTACGGCGGCGGTGTACTGATGGGACATGACACGGCCAGCTTTTACCATGAGCATCTGATCGATCTGGCAACCAAATATCTTAACCTGGATGTGAAATTCCAGGAGGGGTATTACAATCCTGACATTCCGACAACCGGGGGAACGAAGGTGGTTGTACAACGCCGCGGCTTCCCGATGAACTACCCGTATGCGCTGGGAGATGTCGGGACGATTCTGAGTGTTCCGCAATCCCATAGCTATTTCCAGTTTGCCAAAGGCGATGTATGGTTCAAGTATGCTTTTCCGGATTGGGGAAGCACTCAGGAGATCAATACGTATAACGGCAAGCCCGGCACGAACAACTTCTATTTGACTACCTGGAACAATGCGGCTCTGATTCAGACCGGCCACAGCAATGGCAGTGCCACAGAAGATGAGCAGAAAATCCTGGCCAACACGCTGTTCTACCTGGCGCAGACCTCCACCTCGAACAGCTTCGACGACCGGATGTCACAGGATGTGGCAGCTCCCGATCCGGTTAGCGGTCAGGCCAGCCTCACTTATGACAGTGCCTCCGGCAGACCGGTGCTCACGTGGAATGAACCTAAGGATAATGGCAGCAGCTATGCTTACTATCTGAAGGCAACATCCTATGTAGACGGCAGCAGCCGTCAGTCGTCAGAGACCACTGCCACGGTAACAACAGGTGTACAAGGGTACGCTGTTACGGTTGACATTGACCCGGAGGGTAACGATCCCGGCAATACGGTGACTACTGCAACCTACAGCTACGCAATCCCGGGTACTCTCGACCGGGGAGTAACCTATTACGCGCACATTAAAACGATTGACCGTGCCGGCAATATCTCGCAGGTCTACACGCTTCCGTTCAATTCGGATGCTTCCGGCTTGACAGCGGTGTCCACCGATCCTGCGGGCAAGAGCAATGACGGCAAAACAAAATTGTCCGTTCTAGAGACCGTGATGCCGGGCAACCGGCTGGTGTACCTGAATGTCAAGGACGGCAGTGTGGAGATTCCTGCTGTCGGCGAGGAATTAAGCGGCTATGCCGACATTCCGTCCAATGGCCTAGTGGAAGCGGCCAACGGCGACAAGATTGCTGTTGCTGAAGTGGATGCAAGCGGCAAGGTCGTGCGGTTCGGCCAGACGGCCGCCAAGGTATTGCCTGCAGCAGCAGCGCTTCCGGTAGCCTCCGTTGATCCGGCGGGAATCGAGAACAACGGTAAGACCCAGATGGTCGCCGGTGCCGGCAGCGGCAACAAGCTGGTGTATGTGAATTTTGGCAAGGGTGAGATTACAGAGCCAAGCCAGGGCGAGTTGCTGACGGGCTATACGGATCTGCCTGACGGCGGTATCATTGCCGCTGAGTGGGGGGACAAAATCGGCATTGCCGAGGTAGATGCTGACGGCAAGGTCGTGCGCTATGGCGTGGCTGAGGCGAAGGTGTCTGCCGAAGCGGAGGCGAAGGGCCTCAGCGCAGCAGCTACTGACCCTTCAGGAAGCGGCACCGAAGGCAAGACCCGGGTAAGCGCCAGCGCCGCTAGCGGCAACAAGCTGGTGTATGTGAACTTCAAAGATCAGCAGGCCAGTATCCCGGATACCGGAAGCAGCCTGGAAGGGCTGGGATATGCCGGGCTGCCGTCCAGCGGTCTCGTAGACGCGGGCAACGGTGATCTGCTGGGAATCGCGGAGGTAGATCCGTCCGGCAAGGTGGTACGTTATGTCACTGTACCGGCTGAGGTAGCGCCGGAATCGGCGGCAAAGGGCCTGAGTGTAGGCGCGAAGCGTTGGGAGGGCAGCGGCGCCGAAGGCAAGACCCAGCTTACTGCGAACGTAGGTGCAGGAAATAAACTGGTGTATATGAACTTCGGCGAAGGCCCGGTTACAGCGCCGGCGGCAGGCCAGCCGGCAGGCAGCGGCTATGCAGAGGTGCAGGCGGGCGGCGTTGTGGAGGCCAAGAACGGCGATCTGCTGGGCGTTGCGGAAGTAGACGAGCAAGGCAATGTCGTGAGGTTCGGCACGACCCGCGCAGTTGTAGCGCCGGAAGCAGCGGCCAAAGGCCTGCCGGTGGTCGCGACCGATCCGGGCGGATCAGGAGCCGGAAACCAGACGAAGCTGGTCAGCAAGGCCGGAGAAGGGAACCGGCTGGTGTATGTGAACTTCGGCGAAGGTGCAGTGAACGTGCCTGGCGTGGGAGAGACGCTGTCCGGATACACGGAGGTTCCGGGAGACGGACGGGTTGAGGCAAAGGCCGGCGACCGGATCGGGATTGCCGAGATCGGACCGGACGGCAAAGTTGTGAAGTATGGCGTAACCGAAGCGGTGGTCGTGCCGGCGAATGCGGCGAAGCCGCTGACGGCGGTAAGCACTGACCCTACCGGAGCGGAAACGGACGGCCAGACGAAGGTGACACTGACCGGAGCCGCAGTGGGCAGCGGCAACAAGCTGGTCTACATGAATGCAGGCAAAGGAGCTGTCCGCGTGCCGGAGAACGGAGCGGTGCTCAGCGGCTACAGCGAACTGCCGGAGAACGGTCTCATTGATGCGCGGAACGGGGACAATCTGGCCATCGCCGAGGTGGATGCGAGCGGCAAGGTAGTTCGGTTCGCAGCCGTGAAGGCCGTTGTGGAAGCGGAGGATGCGGCCAAGGGACTTGACGTATCGGCCACCGATCCGGCGGGAGAAGGCACCGACGGACAGACCAAGCTGGCCAGCCAGACGGCAATCAGCCCGGGGAACAAGCGGGTCTATCTGAACTTCGGCAAGGATGGTGTCCAGCAGCCAAGCGTTGGCGACACCCTGAACGGCTATCTTCCTGTCCCTGAGGACGGAATGATTGCTGCAGATGACGGAGACTACATTGGGGTTGCAGAAATTGATGCCAGCGGCAAGGTGGTCAAGTATGGCGTAGCCACTGCCAAAGTTACCTCAGACTCTGCTGCTGACGGACTTACAGTAACCTCGGCAGATCCCGCGGGCACAGCCAATGACGGCAAAACGCTCGTCAGTGCCAAGGCGGAGGCAGGAAATACACTGCTGTACGTTAATTTCGGGCAAGGCCAGCTCCTTACCCCGGATAAGGGCGTGATTCTGACCGGTTACTCCGCGTTGCCGGAGAACGGCTTAATTGCGGCCAAGGAAGGCGACCGTATTGCTGTAGCCGAGGTGGATGCCTCCGGCAGAGTCGTGCGCTTTGGCTGGGTAACAGCGGTAGTGACGGATGAACCGGCTGAAGAGCCTCCGGTAGAGAATCCGCCAACCCCAACCCCGACGCCGGTACCGACCCCGACGGGAGCTCCAGCGCCGGGCGGAGCACCGGTTCCGGCGGCAACAGCAACACCGGCTGCTTCTGCCAAGCCAAATACCCGCGGGGTTGAAGTGCTGGTTAACGGCAAGGTGGAGTATGCGGGCATCGCAACCATTACCACCGAGAACCAGCAGGTGCTGACCACGATTGATGTGGACCAGGCCAAGCTGCAGGCCAAGCTGGACGCAGAGGGCCGGGGAGCGGTTGTGACAATTCCTTGGACCGCAGCATCGGATATTGTGGTTGCACAGCTGACAGGCCAAATGATCAAGAACATGGAGGACAAGGAAGCCCTGCTTGTGCTGGATACTCCTTCAGGAGCATACAAGATTCCAGCCGCGCAGATCCGCATGGCCACACTGGCCGCCCAGTTCGGCAGCCAGGTGAAGCTGGACGAGGTTACGCTGCAGGTGCATATTGCGCTTGGCGGCGCAGAGGCTGCCAAGGCCGGGGAAGCCCAGGCTGCCAAGCAGGGGGCTACCCTGATTGCGGCGCCGGTGACCTTCACTGTCAATGCGGTCTATGCAGGCAAGAGCATTGAAATTAAGGATTATAGCGTATACGTTGAACGGACGGTGGCTCTGCCGCAGGGCATCGATCCGAACAAGATAACGACAGGTGTCGTACTGGAGCCGGATGGCACCCTCCGGCACGTGCCTACCAAGGTGACTAAGGTAAACGATGTATATTATGCGCAGATTAACAGCTTGACTAACAGTGACTACGGTGTGGTCTGGCATCCGCTTGAGTTCACAGATGTCGCTGCCCACTGGTCCGAAGCTGCAGTCAACGACATGGGCTCACGCCTGGTCATTAACGGTGTAGGCGAAGGCACATTCCGTCCGAATGCAGACATTACGCGTGCAGAGTTCGCGGCGATTATGGTCCGCGGCCTGGGGCTCCGCCTGGAACAAGGAGCGGCTCCGTTCTCCGATGTGGACAGCTCCCAGTGGTACGCTTCTGCAGTGAACACTGCGTACCGGATGGGGCTGATCTCCGGGTATGAGGACAATACCTTCCGGCCGCAGGGCAAGATTACACGGCAGGAAGCCATGACCATGACCGCGCGGGCGATGAGCATCACCGGCCTTAAGGCCAAGGTGGCCGGCGCAGATGCTGCGAAGGTACTCCAGCCTTACAAGGATGCTTCGGCAGTAGCCGGGTGGGCCAAGGAAGCTGCGGCTTACTCTGTCGCCTCCCAGGTGATGAAGGGAAGAACAGCTTCATCGCTGAACCCGCAAGCGTTCATTACCAGAGCAGAGGTTGCGGCGGTGATCCAGCGCCTGCTGCAGCAGTCCGGTCTGATTTAG
- a CDS encoding TetR-like C-terminal domain-containing protein produces the protein MNAFYGLVADMGALPLASLIFPGGRQNRTMTIILQRAVERGEVAPEAITPRMLTLPSDLARHEIMLYNAPMSEETIASIVDEVYLPLVLKR, from the coding sequence ATGAATGCGTTCTACGGGCTGGTAGCCGACATGGGCGCCTTGCCGCTCGCCTCCCTGATCTTCCCCGGCGGGCGCCAGAACCGGACGATGACGATCATTCTTCAGCGGGCCGTTGAACGGGGCGAGGTGGCTCCTGAAGCCATTACTCCCCGGATGCTCACCCTGCCGTCCGATCTGGCCCGCCATGAGATTATGCTCTACAACGCCCCGATGTCGGAGGAGACCATTGCCAGTATTGTGGACGAGGTATACCTTCCGCTGGTGTTGAAGCGGTAA